A window of Dysidea avara chromosome 1, odDysAvar1.4, whole genome shotgun sequence genomic DNA:
aatcttaTTTAtggcttcataggtaagctatacactgcctcatgaacattttgactgctttattagagtaatcgactgctctattagagtatctcgatcttgtatgcaattattattattattattattggtaatactgtgcagacctctattagagtatagtacacaggtcacaacatacatacaagtatacaaattaaataattgctagtttttgtttgaactgatcaatatcattggagtcaatcacattttggggtagatcattccagattttgattgccgaagggaaaaaggagtacatgtaagaatcaatccgtgtcattggttgcataaatctcatattatgacctctggtactatgtacagtggatatgGATGTCAGAAACGGATTTACTGGGATgtcaacaaggtggttaattattttaaacatcattatggCTTTCAGTTCATCTCTGCATCACAAAAAAGGAGATCGTCGAGTTGCAGCAAATTACAGACCCATCAGCTTAACATCTATTGTGGTGAAGATTATGGAGAGAATTATTTGTAGGAAACTAACAGAAGTTCTGGAAAAATCAAATCGCTTAAGTGATGCACAGTTTGGTTTTCGTTCCCATCGTTCAACAGTATCATTACTCTTGTCTGCTGTACATGATTGGAGTCTATGTTTGGAACTAcgtagtagtgtacattgtGTCTTGCTAGATTTTGCTAAGGCCTTTGACTCCGTGGCCCATGAGCATCTTCTTCTTAAACTACAGTTATTGGGTATTGATGGTAAGCTACTGCAATGgataggtggggactattctacggaacggaacggaacggaacggaacggaatgatggactaaaccacggaacggaacgctttctcaaactgaagcttgcaacttaccattgctgaaacttcccttataagttagcagtggcatctccagtgggtggttaaacatattaagataaaaagaattaacggatcgattgtgggtttttgttggttgtcattagtaacgaagtattattgtgggatgagctgtatcagtgatgttcatccatacggaagggaactttatgtgagctgtttttcttatttagactttacaaaacagtctgggccggtctttcaagtcataagtcagtgtataaataaagcaagcaggaagatactggtaacaggaaagagccagctgaattaaaacttgaagaattttgtgcagtgtgtgaggagcaaatattttggcagactgcaaggagggtatattctgcaaacatcactgattcagtgtatgcatggagttatttatatattaacagctggtgcagtggactaatgccgtattcaatagtgagctgattttatctgttgcacaattcaaggatgtgtctgactgctagccttgaatcaggctaaatgtcaaaactccaagatcagccaaatcagccaaatctctattataagccgcatgtgaaaccatgcccgtagccaccaggcaaacgtgatttggaccaggatgtgtgtgtaatttcaatgtatctagtcagacctgaaatggaacacttacattaattacataccacctaagaatcctaggatttcttaagtgtaacatttcacatgcttcacttcaaacaaaacaggttaaatttgttcgtctattttcaagtgattcccagtccagctggtccatgaaattacaatgggatcacatgtatttgttacagtgcaggctgtcctgtgttggatctactctagagttgagatttcaaggtagactcactgccaatttgctgacactagtactgttgtagcatgtttaagtggaggacaaatgaaatagtaatgctagattatttatgtatacaaatttttcataatgaaattgatatcccattttgatttgtacttccactttgcaacatattcaagagcaagaagctaccacacttaatctccaaccactgtcattaattaaccaagatctcactagtctgtaattcaccttactgtagtgattttattgattcatctgtatgctttcttcatttcctttgaagttgtaccaagagttcataataaggtggggagtgtctaacttgaatgcattcaccaaacaccctgcttaaagtaacacctcggccttatttcagaacaaaggctttaccttcttcagcaactctaatcaacagttttctatcccccagtaaaggtgttgatttgatgaaaggtgaactttacacagggtgtttgtacaggccatactgagagttagacactctcccccatacaaatcagtattacgaattcttggttgtacagtataggtaaacaaagataagtttctctcccatcttattctaggatttctattgacaaggaaaattcaattatttgtatacaggctcaaaattgagaaaatataaagaaagtgaattaatattatacagtcagttcgcttttggatatttaatgtctccaaccacaacaaaaattcaatgaatccatgcatctcatcactggtcgtctgatcattctgaaagtgatacctcactcaatcaaccatatattctgtttattagactgaataaagtcatgattacctaaacaatcacttaattaatgttttataattatcctattccattttcctggaggttccactgataaaatgcaatttcagcaatgatagcagttagccaagctgcaagttgattcagaaagcactccattctgtaaaataaaccccatccagaattcaactcattactcaggctgagatatctgacaatagtccactactctgttaatgaatcattgatgttcacacaatatagcctccttgaggtatctgaatgtttgctcctcacacactgcacaaaattccacttagactgagttgattcagcttgtcaccatacttgtttcctttgtagtgtagctatacacatactgatttatgccgattagaaaggctgggcctcagactgtacattctaaagtcaagtaaggaAAAagaactcacatactagtaaaaaaaagtcatgcattaagttccctacttgatatatccgaagatgaaattactgagtcagctattcccacaattagtacttcgttactaatgacaaccaacaagaacccacaatcgatccttaaattcgttttatctttcttggagtacgtttgattacctgctggaagtgccactgataacttgtacagcaatggtaagctgcaagcttcaatctgagaaagcattccgttccgtagtttagtccatcattccgttccgttccgttccgttccgttccgttccgtagaatagtccccaccaatGGATACGCTCCTTTTTAACACACAGATGGCAAcgtgttgttgtgaatggtgcTTATTCGGATTGGTTAAGTGTTAAATCAGGAGTTCCTCAAGGGTCTGTTTTAGGCCCCTTGTTGTTTTTACTATATATTGACGATTTGCACAGTGTTGTCAAGCACTCTAAATTGAAACTCTACGCAGATGATGTCACCTTGTACAAGGAAATTAAGTGTGAATCTGACTGTAAATTGTTACAAGAGGACCTTGATCGCATTTGTGATTGGGCAGATAAGTGGCAACTTCGATTGAATGCATCCAAGTGTGACGCTTTTCTTACTTCAAATAAACGTAAGAAAATATCTTATGATTATTTCATAAACCGCTCTCTTCTATCCTGGAAATCCTCTGTGAAATATTTGGGAGTTTTCTTTCAATCGAATTTGTCATGGTCACACCACTGCAAGTATGTTGCAGCCAAAGCCAGCAAGTCCTTGAATTTTCTTCGTCACACTTTATGGGGTGCTAGCTACAACTGAGGCCAAATCCATGGTCTATAAGTCTTTAGTGCGACCTTCACTAGAGTACGCTTGCACTGTATGGAATCCTCACACTGTTTCTGATAAGTCCACAGTGGAATCTGTCCAACGACGTGCTGCACGTTGGGCCTGTGGAAGTCGTTGGTCACCATTACATAAGTGTTGGAATAAATCTTCTAATGCTTGTTTACAAGAGTTACACTGGCCAACACTGTCATCTCGAAGGAATTATTTGAGCGTGGCTATGCTTTATGACATCCTAAAAGGTAGGTACGATTCTTTGAAGCTATCAaattactgtaatttcaatacatcttgTACCCGAGCGCATCCTCTCACCCTTGTTCCGCTACAGTCTTCTATCAATTCTTATAGAcattctttctttgtgaacactgTTTTCTTATGGAACACTCTATCGTGTGATGTATTTGATCTCAGCTCATCTAAGTTTCGCCAAGCTGtgtataatttgttttgttgtaattaatttatatgtgtatgtgttctttcttgtttttttgtagctgtgttttctctgtatttgtccCCTCCGTTTTTGGTTTTGTATCTTCTAGGGAAACaccctcgtacaggctctgccttttggtgtcaccctgtcttttttgacaaatcagataaataataataataataataatgcatcGTGCAAGTGTAGGCCAATTAAGGTCTGTAAGCATTTGCGTGACACTAGCGTAACGGGAGTAGTTGCCGCTGGTCACAAATCTAGCTGCTTGTCGTTGTGTTCTCTCAATCATATCAATATCCCTCTTAGTATGAGGTGCCCAGACAACAGCTGCATACTCTAGTTGGCTTAACCATTGCTTTGTACAACCTGTCCTTAATTGTTGGTGTACAATTGTGGAGGTTACGCTGAAGAAAACCTTTAGTTCTGTTAACCTTGGAAGTTATTTGTTTTATGTGTTCTGACCAGGATAGATTTTGGCTTATTGTTACACCCAAGTATTTGGCATGGTTGACTTCCTTGATTGGTTTATTTTGAACATTATACTGAGCTAGTATTGTGTGTTTCTTGTTAGCTATCCTAAGAAATTCGCATTTTTGTGGGTTAAACACCATTTTCCAATTGTCTGCCCATTTTCCCAGTACATCTAAATCCTTCTGCAACTGATTGCAGTCCTGTTCTGTGCGAATGGTGGCATAAAGTAATACATCGTCAGCGTATAACTTGATTTTGGATGATATGTTatttggtaaatcatttatgaaaCAGAGAAACAAAAGTGGAGCAAGGACAGTACCTTGAGGAACACCAGAGGTAACTGCTGTTAAGTGGCTCTGTTGACCTTCAACCACCACACACTGAGATCTCTGCAGTACAAAGTCTTTAATCCAGTCAAGTAAATTACCTCGGATACCGTAATGGTGGAGTTTATGGAACAGGTGTTGATGGGACACTTTGTCGAATGCCTTTGAAAAATCTAGTAGTACGACATCGGTTTGATCATTGTTATTTAAACTTTCAGCAAAGTCATTGATTGTCAATAGTAGCTGAGTTTCACATGAGCGACCTTGTCTAAACCCATGTTGTTGAtcaatttcttgaagggaggggggcatttgccccaaatgccccatcctggatccgccattggctGCATTGTATATTATGTATCAAGCAGTACACTAGAGACCAATCTACAACAAGGTATATCGGTGTGTTTGTTTAGTCATAATAGTTTACGGTGTACGAAATATATGTATACTGAAAAGCTAACCAATTAAAAATTTACAGTAGTATAGCTGAATTTTTTCGCTCGTGATTCTGATAAGCTTTTCTGGAGTGAAGTCTACTAGCAGCTATAATAGTGTAGGGATCCCCTTAAAGATATTAAATCAATGCATTTAGCTCTGGTCTCTGGTGTAAACTTTTTTACACATGCTCACCATCTTGCATAGAGTTGTTTAAAAATAAGCAATTTGGATTggcaaaattcagtcacaaaaatTACTAATGTGCATGACCAGAGTGTTTACACAAtgacagcggcggaggaagtagttgatatgagggggggctgggctagcccagacttatttctatatagtttggtaaggtgagaccaaaaaaaaaaaaaaaaaaggtcacaaccaactgacaagagctttccacctcaccagctaccatttctagctgataaactacataaaatccttacatagctcgctacacattgactatactttattagagtgactgctctattagagtatctcgatctttatcacggttttcagccccactccaagaaagataatttcgttgtgatatcattctgagctAAGCCCCCTAgcgcacccccccccccccccccctttccgccgcctatgcacaATGAGATGTTATAGCCtacagctacagtagctatccACAAGTGGAAACCTTAACCTGCAGCTGTGCAATATATTCAGAGGCATTAAAACAGCTGTCAATTCTTATAAAGTATCACATTAGCCACCTTAGAAATAACAAGGATTGACAATAGAGAATATTTGTAGAGTCTCTACGAATGATTCGAATTCTGTGCAAGTCAAAGCCATTCTCTTTGCAATATGTAATGCTGTATATAGGTGAAGATTGTTTTAATTATATCACATTTCTTAGCTTGTTCTGCCAGTGTGTACATGTGATAGAATCCCTTCGGAATAATTTGTAGAGACGACCCTATATAGAGACACTCTCCTCTTCTAGCTCTACTATTAACTCCTGGTGTAATAATCATCAACATGTCAGTTGATTTTTAAGAAATTGTATGTTGTGCACAAGCACTAACAAGAAACCAAAGATATTTTGTGAAGAGATTTAACATGGGAAGACATTTTAGATCATAAGATTATAAGAAAACTTCCAAAAGTTATAACATACAAGATATATATCAATACGTACAACAAGATACTGTATACACAGTACAAGGCGCATAAAACTTAACAAATACTAGACTAAGGACTGCCTACACACTGAGATAAAACTGCCTATACTTAAAATTAGTAGAGAACAAAGTATCCATAATGTAGTCAGTGTAGGATCCTTCAATGATCCCCTCAGCTTGATAACCATGTGATGATATGGCATGTAAGCATAGCTTGTTAGAGGTCAGGAAGTCCCAGGTTGGTCTTCGTTTGAACTTCAAGCTCCTGTCATTTAATTGGAGAGTTTCATCTTTGATTGTCACTTCTCTACGTAAAAACTGACCTATAGAAATTTACAAATTCAGTAGTAGATTATAATTTAAATGCATACTCTTTCAAGGGTCTATGGACTCTAGACATCAAATATCCCTTAGCTATGTAATTTTATATTACAGGTAGTTTCTCTTGTATCACGCTTTGAGTTTCTTTTTTGCAGTCACATTTCAGAGCTCTTAAATGACCACATCCATTACTTTGATGCTTTAATGTTGCTTTATGTTAGATAGACTCAATCACCCAAATAAACAGACAACCACGGGCTATTTTCAATTCTTCTTTCAACTTATAACCAAATAAACCCATCAATTAGTCATGTACGTAGTGTATAAAATTGCAGTAAACCATACACCTACATTGTCAATGTGAATTAATACATGACTGTTACCAAAAGCTAGCAAACTATATTTAAAGTAAGTATGAGCTCACAGCTGGCTACAAGCCAGCTACGGAGATTATTCTGTGAATAGATGTGAGATGtatgtttgtttacttgttttcCACACCTTTGTAAGCAAGAAGGTTTTTGTAACTTTGTACTGTACAATTTACAGAAATACAGTAAACCTACCCATAATACCATGAGAATGTTTGCTTATTCCAGAATAGTCTAACACGATGAGGTCAAGATGTTCATTTGTGAACTGAAACTTAAAAGCCAAACCAGACTGCTTTAGCTCTATAACAACATACGGTCGTTTCTTCTTAAAAGTTTCTCCAAACTCAATAGTAGTGTCCCTAACATCCATGTCTGTCACAACATGCACAGCCTTGTCTTTGACAGCAATGTTTCTCCCATCAACAAAAACACTTCTGTCAGCAGCAGAAATTTTCACTTTAGTAATAATTTCTTGTTCACATTTAGCTATGGAACACTTAGAGGATTTTATCATTACACCAATATCACCCAGGAATGTCGCATATTCTTGTAGTTTCTTTCCTTCTTTAGGTGGAATGAAGTAGGCATTAATATTGATCAGTGGGTCAGATATCAAATTGAATATAAAGTAAGGTATTCCTTGTAAGCTATAGCATAACTGAAGACCATTCACCAATGGTATGGCAAAATGTGGGTCCATTCCAACTCCTGTATAAAGCAAGCATGTATGTATGAACATATACTTATTACCATAATCGCTGCTACAAATGTCACTACATgagtgtacagtatgtgtgcaCAAAAGTGTATAGTGCGcatttgtgcgtgtgtgtatgcagTGTTTGTGGTATATGTGTGTTGCATGCACACAGAGATGCATAGTACAATAcacactgtataatatataaccACACAACCTTACAGTAAATATCATGTATTAAACTTACCAACTGGTGTTTACAGTGATTGGTCACAGTTATCACATCATATACATATGGAAGAGAAATGGTATGAGTAAACAATATAtgcagtatgtacatgtaattacCACAATACTCAATACAATAAAAATCAATGCATGGGAAAACCGGTCTAACCACCTACTTGTGAAAAATGCAAGTTTAAGTATATAGAATGTAGTACATGGGTGAGGTTGTTATGTACTAAATTTTCATACGTATATTTTATGCTAATTCCTCAGCTCTCTGCCATTTAGTGAGGTTGATTATAGCACAGACAAGCTCCAATAATAGTGATGGGTGGAAGGAGTTGCTTTCAGGAATATGTAAAGATGAGTTGTAGGCTTATCAGGGCTCAAAACTTGCGGAAATGAAAAGAAGTTTGCAGCACAGGCCTATAATACTATGACTCACTATTGTGCTaggaaaaagcagccagtaaaATTACACTGTACACCCTACATAATCCTGGCTGATTTTGATGTAAAATTGATAGTGctttcatgtagctttgtgtttggCATGCAAAATC
This region includes:
- the LOC136253364 gene encoding inter-alpha-trypsin inhibitor heavy chain H5-like; amino-acid sequence: MDPHFAIPLVNGLQLCYSLQGIPYFIFNLISDPLININAYFIPPKEGKKLQEYATFLGDIGVMIKSSKCSIAKCEQEIITKVKISAADRSVFVDGRNIAVKDKAVHVVTDMDVRDTTIEFGETFKKKRPYVVIELKQSGLAFKFQFTNEHLDLIVLDYSGISKHSHGIMGQFLRREVTIKDETLQLNDRSLKFKRRPTWDFLTSNKLCLHAISSHGYQAEGIIEGSYTDYIMDTLFSTNFKYRQFYLSV